The Aphidius gifuensis isolate YNYX2018 linkage group LG2, ASM1490517v1, whole genome shotgun sequence DNA window GTGATGCAGTAACACATGCTATATTTGTTGGTACTGATACATCAAGTGATGGTGCGTTGTTTTAATGACAGTATTGGTGACCTTTTATAACATCAATTTAGCACACAGTAGCTGAACTGGATTACGTTTGCATATGTAACTGCTAAATACCATGTATATGTAAATTGATGTCATCAGGGAAATACCCAAAAAAACATATGCGTGGGTGGAAGTCATTAATAACATACTgatagtattaaaaatttgaacaaTTAAATCTCATTGAATATAGCCATCATAAATACCATCATCTTcccaagttttaattttttataattattaacatataaatatatgtatattaatcattattgttaatttttaaaaaagcaaaactcaaattttgattattaaataatgtgtataaaaacataaaattattgtataataattttaatatgctTGGCAGAAAAGGGTTATCAAcatactgataataaaaaaatatttttaggtgTCAGCTCTACTTTGTCATCGGGGAAAAACCCAAATAAATATCCGAGGAACCAAGTGATTAATGACAtactgataatattaaaaatttgagtaaccaaaataaaatttcaatgattagataatgatttttaattaatttaattatagtctaatgataataatactttttaaacaataatatttaagaaaaaacaaaaaaaaataatcgtagcaatgtttaacaataaattaatcaattaattaataattcatttgcaaatttaatattgaatttagcAAGTAactttatatttcatttattaatattagtaTCAACAGTAAATATTGAATTCTCCGTTTTAATATTTGcttacaatgattattttacatacatgattatttgtataaaaatattacttcattattttaataaaaataataaaaatgtttaaaaaatttgtgtattattattttttaatttttattttgtatatttttatttaatttttaaattacccgGGCTAAACCCTAAGCCGCCATTTGCATTTATAATACAACCACTGAGCACTTGAAGCAGCACTGTagctgacaaaaaaaaaaaaaaacaatcatgtGTACGTGTTGACCCATGACGTTTTGACATATGTAACTTGTGTTCAAAATTcaccaaatataaaaaaatattgtcaacaataataaacaaataataaaaatcacatGTATAATGTGATaaagttgatgaaaatttacaaataaaaataagcaaaaTGACGAAAAATGTTTGTCCAGGAGGTGGTCTCTACGTCGTTGAGGGTGAGGTCAGCCTCCTGATGACGGCAATGCGACGTGGAGTACGTTGGTCATCTCACTCACATCAGGTAAAAATATACTCCATCAGTATAATTTCCatacaaaatagaaaaataatctcacattttaataacattataaCTCTTTTCTAAATCATTAGGTTAGGTTATTAAatcaatcattaaaaatatcataataataacaacaacaatagaaaaaaaattagtaacaGATTGCtccatttttatattgaattaaagTTTAttagattataattatttgaatgttATTAACTAGGATGAGGATCAAGATGTATTGATGAAAAGTTTGTCAACATTAAAAGAAGCATTAAGTGATGCTAAAACATTATCACAACTTGAGCCAGGTGTTATTCTTGCTCCATTTTTGGAAATAATTAGATCTGAAGAAACAACTGGACCAGTTACAAGTCTTGCACTTGCTGCagtttataaaatgatttgtTATGGACTTATTGGTAAttgcaataatataaaaattaacttctGATGTGTCATTTAACACGACcttattaataaaagtttaaagaaaaaataaataatatttaaatgattatttgcaGATCATGAACATCCAACAATTGGTTCTTGTGTTGAGGCAGTAGCTGATGCAGTAACACATGCTAGATTTGTTGGTACTGATACATCAAGTGATGGTGTTGTTTTAATGAGAGTACTACAAGTATTACGTGCACTTGTATTATCACAACCTGGTGATAATTTATCTGATGAAAGTATTTGTGAAATAATGCTTAGTTGTTTTAGAATATGTTTTGAAACACGTCTTAGTGAATTATTACGACGTACTGCTGAAAATTGTTTACGTGATAtggtacaatatttatttttacgtttacCACAATTTGTTGATGACACACGTGTACTaccaaatatgaaaaaaatgcgtacaaatggtattgataatacaacaagaactaaaaatcgtaaaattaaaaatcaaacaactaaaattaaaacaaaacaaagcaatgatgataatgatgaacgTGAAGAAGCACGTGAATTATTGAGTCCAGTTGatagagttaaaaaaaatcatttagcAACAACACCAATAACACCTGCTGGTAATATTGTTGATATGCAAGGTTCATTGGATCAAGGAACACCAGAAAAACCAGATATTGAtacgacaaataaaaatgatgaaaatgattttgataaaaattcaacgaCAATTGAAGATCCAACAATGAGCAAAAccgtaaatgaaaattctgTAAATTTAGAACAAGTatgtaatgatgaaaataatgtaaatcaATTAGATAATCAATCAACACAGCTATTAGCAGAAGGTGAAAAAAGTCCTGATTTAATTCAATCACCAATTGGTAGTGTTGaagatttatcaattgatgaaaatacaaataatgatagtaataaaaatttaccaaaaataacaattgataatgaaaatattgaagaatATATTAATCAACAAGGTGTAAGATTTACACCACTACAACAATTAACACCATATGGTTCAGTTTGTATACGTgaattatttcgttttttagTATCACTTTGTTGTCCacttgataaacaaaatactGAAATAATGACACATTTAGGCTTGAATTTACTACAAGTTGCTCTTGAAATATCAGCAGATGCAATATCAAATTTTCCATCATTATTAATGCTTGTTAAAGATGAATTAAGtcgtaatataatattattattaaatacagaACGTTTATCAATACTTGCTAGTAATTTTCAagtatcatatttattatttgaatcacAAAGagaacatttaaaatttcaaatggaacaatttataattaagcTAATGGAAATAATTGATAGTGAATCAAGAATAACATATGAACAACGTGAATTATCACTAGAAGCAATAACAAGATTATGGCGTATACCTGGTTTACCAgctgaattatatttaaattatgattgtggtctttattcaacaaatttatatgatgaacttattaaattattatcaaaaacatcatCAGCATTAATGGGTACAATGTATAGTTTACAATTTATATCACTTGatgcaataatattattaataaatggtaTTGAAGCACGTTGTAAAGGTTTACATAAATTATGTAAACAATCACGTcattcaacatcatcaatattaccAAGTCgtgatgaattaataaatattaaaactaaaaaacgtTTATTAGCACTTGGtactgaaaaatttaatgataatccACGTGAAGGTATTACAAAGTTAGCTAAAGATGGTTTATTTGGTGATACTGATGAATTAGatccaaaaaaaattgcaatattattaaaagaaaatccaatgtttgataaaaaatcaattggtgAATATATTAGTCGTCGTGAAAATACAGTAATATTAGATTGTTTTGtacaaaattttgatttacgtAATATGAGAGTTGATCAAGCATTAAGACCATTTTTAGAAGCATTTAGATTACCAGGTGAATCACCATTAATATCATTAGTTATGGAAAAATTTGCAGCACATTGGTATGATAGTAATGGTGCACCATTTGCATCAAAAGATGATGCATTTTTATTAGCATATGgtattattatgttaaatgttgatcaacataataataatgttaaacgTGCATTAAATCCAATGACATTTGAACAATTTAAACGTAATCTTGATGGTGGTAATGGTGgacaaaattttgatgaatttatgcTTGAAGATATTTATaatgcaattaaaaatgaagaaattgtTATGCCAGCAGAACATACAggtttattaaaagaaaattatttatggaaagttttattaaaacgTGGAACAAGTAatgaaagtatatatttaaaagttggtaATAATGGTGAAGCTATTGATAAAGATATTGCTGAAATATCATGGGCACCAATAATATCAGCACTATGTCATGCATATGATAAATCACCAGATAGAAATCTTCAACGACGTATTGCACAAACATTTTTAAGTTGTGCAACAATATGTGCACATTATAATATGAATAGTGATTTAGATACATTAATTGTTGCATTATGTAAATTTACTGGTCTTGCTAATGCACTTGGTGAACCTGATACAATTGTATTACATTATGGTGGTAGTGGTAGATGTCAATTAGCAACAcgtacattatttaaaataactcaTCAACATGGTAATTGTATGAGATCatcatggaaaaatattattgattgtttacaaACATTATATAAATCAAGATTATTACCAAAATGTTTAACAGATGgtgatgattttattgatcaaACAGGTAAAATATCACTAATACGTGAAGCAACAATACAAAAACAACCACCACAAGAACAAAGTATATTATCAAgtttatattcatatattgCATTAGATTCAACACGAGTACCACATGCTAATGaagcaacaattaaaaaacgtgctattgattcaattgaaaattgttcaataaaacaaattataaatgaaagtAAATTTCTTGAAATATCATCATTACGTTCATTAATAAATGCATTAGTATCAGTTAATTTACAAGATGAAGATTTATCAGTTTTTAtattagaattattaattcaagttACAATTGAAAATCGTGATAGAGTTAATACAATATGGACAATTGTATTAAcacatattgataatttattaacaatatcaatacgtgaaaatcaacaatatttactTGAACGTGTTGCTGTTGGTATGTTAAGATTAGCAATACGTTTATTAAGAAGTgaagaattttcaaaaataatattaccacCATTAATACCATTAACATATATACCATCAGCAACACATACACCATTATCACGACAAATATCATAtggtttatttgaattaataaaaacaggTGCAGCAAATATACATACAACTGAAGATTGGCgtgttatatttaatttattagaatGTTCTGGTGCTGGTGCTGTAAcaccaaaaattaatacaaattctGTATTAGAAGAAGGTAGTACAAGAACATATGTATTAGATCAACGACCAATATCACCAATACCAGAATGGGTGTTAGTATCACCAACTGGTACTGAAGCACCATTACCAGTAACTGCTGATACAATTGTACTTGATCGTGATTTATTATCACATGATCCAGCAGCACTTGTTAAATGTTgtgaaagtttaaattttcttgtacGTGATGTTGCACATATAACaccatttaattttgaattatgtGTTAGATGTATTAGAACATTTGTTGAAGCTGCATTACAAGTACCAGGTAAACgtaataaaataacacaagCAGCAATGGAAACAACTGGTTATCAAGATATtccattacaattattatatttaatgcatGCATTGCATTCAGgtacagaaaaaatatttaaatggtgGGCACAAGAAAATGGAACAACTGAAGGTTTATCATTATGGCCACATGCATGGAGACCATTATTACAAGGTATGGCAAGATTATGTTGTGATTCAAGAAGATCAGTACGTGCTGCTGCAATAACATGTCTTCAAGGTGAATTATTAGCTCATGATTTAACTCAGTTAACACCAATTGAATGGTCACAATGTTTAGAACAAGTTATATTTCCATTACTTGCACAATTATTAGGACcaatatcaataattgatcCAGTTGGTGTTGAAGAAACAAGAATAAGAGCTgcacaattattatcaaaagtcTTCCTTTATCATTTACCACCATTATTAACATTGCCAGGTTTTTTACCACTTTGGTTAACTGTATTGGatcttttaaaatcatatatgCATGCTGATAATTCAGAATTGCTATATGAAGCAATTCctgaatcattaaaaaatatgttactTGTTATGGCATCTGGTGAAGCAAAATTAACACCATCTTCATATCTTTGGGAGCCAACTTGGCgaacaattaattcatttttaccaaatttaaaaaatgaattgtcaATTATTGATCAACCaacaaaagaagaagaagaaatacagcaacaaaaacaacaacagcagcagcaacaattacaacaacaacagcagcagcagcagcaacaactacaacaacaactacaacaacaacagcaacaactacaacaacaacagcagcaacaacaaaaatcACCATCATCAGATTCATTGTCACTGATAAATCTAGTCGAACAAGAACAACCAACATTTTCAGGCTCATCAATTGCACCACAGCCTGATATTATTTCAGATATTTCATCtgataatgattataaaatttccaacaaaaataattctcaCATggtatgattttaattttaatttttatactaattattattttattttacattccATTTTCATTCCATttgaattactattttttcattaaaagaaaacaaataaagaattattattttcatttgattttttgttaatgttatgattttatttattttttatttgatcgtTGAATAGACTAATGAAGATACAATGGACACAACCATGTTCAATTCAGCAGCATATTTCAGCGAGGATCCAGCAGCTGatcgattatttattgttactaATCCTTGACAACTGtacattgtatattattataattattttggagTTTTAATgacgataaaaaattaatataatttatattaaattttaaactacaTTTTCAAGGTTAATTGAGTAATTTaaagttttgaaatttttgcTTGTATATTTAGctcataaattatatattataaataaatataaaaatataaatattatatagtaTGCAAGTTAATCGTTGTTGAtgtgaatttttcattttttaaaacaatcctcctacattttatataattacgAAATTAAATACCCAACATTTCGAAAACTCGCGccacaatttttaaaatgtcggCTAACGCATGCGCGCAGACAAACagctgtattattttttttttttttgcacgtcAAATTTGGTCAGAATTCTgtcgtatttattttttttttttcatcataaaaataatttaaggtTTTATGAGACAATACAAGAAATGCctcataatattaacaataaattagtaaaaaatattaacaaaaataatatttcgaaaatacatttatcaattgtaatttatcatcacaaaaatttcatcaaattgttgattaattgccggaattttttctttcaatttggTAATACCACGTCAGTTAAACTTTGTGGTCAATTGGGTTTGTCGACAGACAGTCACTGTCAACAACTTTAACGTCAGAATATTAGTATTAAAAtagtgaattattatttttttatatctatcataa harbors:
- the LOC122849693 gene encoding Golgi-specific brefeldin A-resistance guanine nucleotide exchange factor 1 yields the protein MTKNVCPGGGLYVVEGEVSLLMTAMRRGVRWSSHSHQDEDQDVLMKSLSTLKEALSDAKTLSQLEPGVILAPFLEIIRSEETTGPVTSLALAAVYKMICYGLIDHEHPTIGSCVEAVADAVTHARFVGTDTSSDGVVLMRVLQVLRALVLSQPGDNLSDESICEIMLSCFRICFETRLSELLRRTAENCLRDMVQYLFLRLPQFVDDTRVLPNMKKMRTNGIDNTTRTKNRKIKNQTTKIKTKQSNDDNDEREEARELLSPVDRVKKNHLATTPITPAGNIVDMQGSLDQGTPEKPDIDTTNKNDENDFDKNSTTIEDPTMSKTVNENSVNLEQVCNDENNVNQLDNQSTQLLAEGEKSPDLIQSPIGSVEDLSIDENTNNDSNKNLPKITIDNENIEEYINQQGVRFTPLQQLTPYGSVCIRELFRFLVSLCCPLDKQNTEIMTHLGLNLLQVALEISADAISNFPSLLMLVKDELSRNIILLLNTERLSILASNFQVSYLLFESQREHLKFQMEQFIIKLMEIIDSESRITYEQRELSLEAITRLWRIPGLPAELYLNYDCGLYSTNLYDELIKLLSKTSSALMGTMYSLQFISLDAIILLINGIEARCKGLHKLCKQSRHSTSSILPSRDELINIKTKKRLLALGTEKFNDNPREGITKLAKDGLFGDTDELDPKKIAILLKENPMFDKKSIGEYISRRENTVILDCFVQNFDLRNMRVDQALRPFLEAFRLPGESPLISLVMEKFAAHWYDSNGAPFASKDDAFLLAYGIIMLNVDQHNNNVKRALNPMTFEQFKRNLDGGNGGQNFDEFMLEDIYNAIKNEEIVMPAEHTGLLKENYLWKVLLKRGTSNESIYLKVGNNGEAIDKDIAEISWAPIISALCHAYDKSPDRNLQRRIAQTFLSCATICAHYNMNSDLDTLIVALCKFTGLANALGEPDTIVLHYGGSGRCQLATRTLFKITHQHGNCMRSSWKNIIDCLQTLYKSRLLPKCLTDGDDFIDQTGKISLIREATIQKQPPQEQSILSSLYSYIALDSTRVPHANEATIKKRAIDSIENCSIKQIINESKFLEISSLRSLINALVSVNLQDEDLSVFILELLIQVTIENRDRVNTIWTIVLTHIDNLLTISIRENQQYLLERVAVGMLRLAIRLLRSEEFSKIILPPLIPLTYIPSATHTPLSRQISYGLFELIKTGAANIHTTEDWRVIFNLLECSGAGAVTPKINTNSVLEEGSTRTYVLDQRPISPIPEWVLVSPTGTEAPLPVTADTIVLDRDLLSHDPAALVKCCESLNFLVRDVAHITPFNFELCVRCIRTFVEAALQVPGKRNKITQAAMETTGYQDIPLQLLYLMHALHSGTEKIFKWWAQENGTTEGLSLWPHAWRPLLQGMARLCCDSRRSVRAAAITCLQGELLAHDLTQLTPIEWSQCLEQVIFPLLAQLLGPISIIDPVGVEETRIRAAQLLSKVFLYHLPPLLTLPGFLPLWLTVLDLLKSYMHADNSELLYEAIPESLKNMLLVMASGEAKLTPSSYLWEPTWRTINSFLPNLKNELSIIDQPTKEEEEIQQQKQQQQQQQLQQQQQQQQQQLQQQLQQQQQQLQQQQQQQQKSPSSDSLSLINLVEQEQPTFSGSSIAPQPDIISDISSDNDYKISNKNNSHMTNEDTMDTTMFNSAAYFSEDPAADRLFIVTNP